From one Nonomuraea polychroma genomic stretch:
- a CDS encoding SDR family oxidoreductase produces MNILITGGASGLGLATAEAVEKEGWRALVVDVRAPDQRFDYVTADLSDRGEAERAVRELAERAGGLDGVVTAAGIDACGRLEDVPADDWERVIKVNLLGTASVVRAALPYLKHTRGKVVTCASTLGLRPLSDASAYSASKFGVVGLTRALAVELRGEVGVTLLIPGGMRTAFFDGRPEQYKPGPEAGLNDPADVAQTVVFALRQPAGCEVRELVVCPSTETSWP; encoded by the coding sequence GTGAACATCTTGATTACCGGGGGAGCCTCCGGGCTCGGTCTGGCCACCGCCGAGGCCGTGGAGAAGGAGGGCTGGCGGGCGCTCGTCGTCGACGTCCGTGCGCCGGACCAGCGATTCGACTACGTCACCGCGGACCTGTCCGACCGCGGCGAGGCCGAGCGGGCGGTACGCGAGCTGGCCGAGCGGGCCGGCGGCCTGGACGGCGTGGTGACGGCCGCGGGCATCGACGCGTGCGGCCGGCTGGAGGACGTGCCCGCCGACGACTGGGAGCGGGTCATCAAGGTGAACCTGCTCGGCACGGCGTCCGTCGTGCGGGCGGCGCTGCCGTACCTGAAGCACACCCGCGGCAAGGTCGTCACCTGCGCCTCGACGCTGGGGCTGCGGCCGCTCAGCGACGCGTCGGCGTACTCGGCGTCGAAGTTCGGCGTCGTCGGCCTCACCCGGGCGCTGGCGGTCGAGCTGCGCGGCGAGGTGGGGGTCACCCTGCTGATCCCGGGCGGCATGCGTACCGCCTTCTTCGACGGGCGGCCGGAACAGTACAAACCAGGCCCCGAGGCCGGGCTGAACGATCCGGCCGACGTCGCGCAGACCGTGGTGTTCGCACTGCGGCAGCCGGCCGGATGCGAGGTGAGAGAGCTCGTCGTGTGCCCCTCGACGGAGACGTCATGGCCCTAG
- a CDS encoding glycosyltransferase family 9 protein, giving the protein MALELLVLRGLGLGDLLTAVPALRALRQAFPRHRITLAAPRALEALLPLIGAVDDQVDVSGPGPLPMDRLPFERPDIAVNLHGKGPESIDALRRAQPGRLISFGTGPPWQDGVHEVRRWCSLLEWHGIPADPADLTLGISDRTGPAIVHPGAAYPARRWPPERFAKVAAALDDVVVTGTDNEVPIARKVAELAGLPPERMLAGQTRMADLIDLVSRARLVVCGDTGVAHLATAFCVPSVVLFGPVSPALWGPPPGWRHVALWAGRCGDPHGQRVDPGLLKIEVSEVVDAALEVTS; this is encoded by the coding sequence ATGGCCCTAGAACTGCTGGTGCTGCGCGGGCTCGGCCTGGGCGACCTGCTCACGGCCGTGCCCGCGCTGCGGGCGCTGCGCCAGGCGTTCCCCCGGCACCGGATCACTCTCGCCGCGCCGCGCGCGCTGGAGGCGTTGCTGCCGCTGATCGGCGCGGTGGACGACCAGGTGGACGTGTCCGGTCCCGGCCCGCTGCCGATGGACAGGCTGCCGTTCGAGCGGCCGGACATCGCGGTCAACCTGCACGGGAAGGGGCCGGAGAGCATCGACGCGCTGCGGCGCGCCCAGCCGGGGCGGCTGATCAGCTTCGGCACGGGCCCGCCGTGGCAGGACGGCGTGCACGAGGTGCGGCGCTGGTGCTCGCTGCTGGAGTGGCACGGCATCCCGGCCGACCCCGCGGACCTGACGCTCGGCATCTCCGACCGCACGGGGCCGGCGATCGTGCACCCGGGCGCGGCCTATCCGGCGCGGCGCTGGCCGCCCGAGCGGTTCGCGAAGGTCGCGGCCGCGCTGGACGACGTGGTCGTCACCGGCACCGACAATGAGGTGCCGATCGCCAGGAAGGTCGCCGAGCTGGCCGGGCTGCCGCCCGAGCGCATGCTGGCCGGGCAGACGCGCATGGCCGACCTGATCGACCTGGTCAGCAGGGCCAGGCTGGTCGTCTGCGGCGACACCGGCGTCGCGCATCTGGCGACGGCGTTCTGCGTGCCGTCGGTGGTGTTGTTCGGGCCGGTCTCGCCGGCGTTGTGGGGCCCGCCGCCCGGCTGGCGCCACGTCGCGCTGTGGGCCGGGCGCTGCGGGGATCCGCACGGCCAGCGGGTCGATCCCGGCCTGCTGAAAATCGAGGTTTCCGAAGTCGTGGACGCTGCCTTGGAGGTCACGTCATGA
- a CDS encoding UDP-glucuronic acid decarboxylase family protein, with amino-acid sequence MRALVTGGAGFLGSYLCERLLEEGAEVVCMDSFLTGGPRNVEHLMDRPEFRLIECDLTGFVHVPDRLDLVLHFASAASPADYLRYPIETLRVGSVGTLHALGLAREKGARFVLASTSEVYGDPLEHPQKETYWGNVNPVGPRSVYDEAKRFAESLTTAYRHSRGTDTGIVRIFNTYGPRMRPFDGRAIPTFIRQALTGEPITITGDGSQTRSICYVDDTVSGILAMARSDFAGPVNIGNPDELTMLELASTIRDLAGSSSEIVFVDRPADDPKVRRPDTTLAAERLGWRAQVPAREGLRRTIEWFSAELAAIEQLEQVRT; translated from the coding sequence ATGAGGGCTCTGGTCACCGGGGGCGCCGGGTTCCTCGGCTCCTACCTGTGCGAGCGGCTGCTGGAGGAGGGGGCGGAGGTCGTCTGCATGGACAGCTTCCTCACCGGCGGCCCGCGCAACGTCGAGCATCTGATGGACCGGCCGGAGTTCCGGCTCATCGAGTGCGACCTGACCGGTTTCGTACATGTGCCGGACCGGCTGGACCTCGTCCTGCACTTCGCCTCGGCCGCCTCGCCGGCCGACTACCTGCGCTATCCGATCGAGACGCTGCGGGTGGGCAGCGTGGGCACGCTGCACGCGCTGGGGCTGGCCAGGGAGAAGGGCGCCAGATTCGTGCTCGCCTCGACCAGCGAGGTGTACGGCGACCCCCTGGAGCACCCGCAGAAGGAGACGTACTGGGGGAACGTGAACCCGGTCGGCCCGCGCAGCGTCTACGACGAGGCCAAGCGCTTCGCCGAGTCGCTGACCACGGCCTACCGCCATTCGCGCGGCACCGACACCGGCATCGTGCGGATCTTCAACACGTACGGCCCGCGCATGCGCCCGTTCGACGGGCGGGCGATCCCGACGTTCATCCGGCAGGCGCTGACCGGTGAGCCGATCACCATCACCGGCGACGGCTCGCAGACCCGCTCGATCTGCTACGTGGACGACACCGTGTCGGGCATCCTCGCCATGGCGCGCAGCGACTTCGCCGGCCCGGTCAACATCGGCAACCCGGACGAGCTGACCATGCTCGAGCTGGCCTCGACGATCAGGGATCTGGCCGGGTCGTCGTCGGAGATCGTGTTCGTCGACCGGCCCGCCGACGATCCCAAGGTCAGGCGGCCGGACACGACGCTGGCTGCCGAGCGGCTCGGCTGGCGGGCCCAGGTGCCCGCGCGGGAGGGGCTGCGCCGCACGATCGAGTGGTTCTCGGCGGAACTGGCCGCGATCGAGCAGCTCGAGCAGGTCCGGACCTGA
- a CDS encoding cysteine hydrolase family protein — MARTAMVVVDMLNPYDHKDADQLAGNVAPMVSALAALVTRAHEHDDVDLIYVNDHYGDFAATREDIVERALRGRRPDLVEPIVPPADCAFLPKVRHSAFYGTALEYLLRRLGAGTVLLAGQVTEQCILYSALDGYIREFSIMVPPDCVAPIHHDLGRAALRMMERNMSAEIVPAGSCLL, encoded by the coding sequence GTGGCGCGGACCGCGATGGTGGTCGTCGACATGCTCAACCCGTACGACCACAAGGACGCCGATCAGCTCGCCGGCAACGTCGCGCCGATGGTGTCGGCGTTGGCGGCGCTCGTCACCCGTGCGCACGAGCACGACGACGTCGACCTGATCTACGTCAACGACCACTACGGGGATTTCGCCGCGACGCGGGAGGACATCGTGGAGCGGGCGCTGCGCGGGCGGCGCCCGGATCTGGTGGAGCCGATCGTGCCGCCGGCCGACTGCGCGTTCCTGCCGAAGGTGCGCCACAGCGCGTTCTACGGGACGGCGCTGGAGTATCTGCTGCGGCGGCTGGGCGCCGGGACGGTGCTGCTGGCCGGGCAGGTGACCGAGCAGTGCATCCTGTACAGCGCGCTCGACGGCTACATCAGGGAGTTCTCCATCATGGTGCCGCCCGACTGCGTGGCGCCGATCCACCACGACCTCGGCCGGGCGGCGCTGCGCATGATGGAGCGCAACATGTCGGCCGAGATCGTCCCCGCCGGGAGCTGCCTGCTCTAG